One Leucoraja erinacea ecotype New England chromosome 18, Leri_hhj_1, whole genome shotgun sequence genomic window, accactcccacccctcccccacctacccaccccccccatatccccccccatcccccctctcatcccccactCATCCCCCAcattctccccacccctccctcccgcccctctctccccactcaccactcccacccctcccctccccccacctctcattGAAGGCATGTTCTCCTTCATCAAGATAACCATGTTTAATGTGGGCGTGCTCTCACAATGAGACTGGATACGTTGACAGATTGTTTACCATTCATTCCGTGTGaaggtaaaaaaaacaaactagcAGCTCCATCCAAATGCCAGTGGCAGGAGTTGCAGGGTTGGTACCAAGATGCAGCTTGAGTCTCACTCAGTCAGCTGGTCCAGGTGGCCATGCGAGGGTCTACTGTTCACTGGAGGGATCTTATCAGCATTGTGTTCCACACAGATCTTGCAACCAACACAACACTTTCATGGATCAGATCTCTCCGGTTGCCTCAGTAACACCATACGGAACACAATAAGAGGCTGCCtggccagagacactgcctgagttactccagctttttgtgtctaagctgttgggacatgttgggctggcaaatggagtcacagagtcatacaaggcatctgctgttccttcccacacaagcagTCGGATGGTGTTCAGAATCAGAGCCAAGTAATGACGTATATTCTCTGTCAACCCCACCCCACTGCATGCTGGGTTagctttgttgtaaaccagttgTTGGCGATATACTCACCACTCCATTTACTGACAAGAGTTGATCGCCACGTTTCAGACCACCTTGTCGATCTGCAATGCCGGCAGGGATGATGCGGGAGATGTATATGGGAGAGTTTTGCTCTTTTCCTCCCATGATATTGAACCCGAGTCCTTCGTCGGTTTTGGGCAATTCCACCACCCTTGGGTGAGAGTGGCCCTCACTGGCAGCAAATGCCGCCACTGTTGCCTAGCAGATAAACCAACCCGTTACATTCACATTAAACACCACACAACTCAATCCTGTCTGTCATACAGACATTAAGCATCTACTTATTCCATGCAATACACCCAGTGTTAAACAGCAAGCAAGACTGTCTCACCTCCCCATAGAGTATTCCTTTGTAAAACAGTAAAAAGTTCAATATCAGAATTTACCCACAGTTTGCCCCCTGGCAACGGCAGCGGTGAAACCTCGCGACCATGGGGCCTCGGCACTGGTGAAGCCTCACGGAGTCGACCCGCGGTtgacggtcgatgagagcgtAGAGGACCGCCGTGAGTGGGGGggagatgaagaacaatggaggacccaacatgagggggggtgggggggggggggagaataatgGACAATAGGGGaaacttttggggggggggggggagacacaaaaggggagctggcgtgctttgtaactttgtcagtgctgtgGTTGGCCGCTATTTGCATACACTGTgtacgcaagcaaagaatctcactggtCTAGATTCAGACCCTAGCTGCGTGTAATATAAACAATATtaatcccgctgggttactccagcactttgtgtccttttgtgtattaaccagcatctgcagctccttcccacacaagtaggaagtattcctattcctattctccctGCAACAACCACTTTCCAAATCATTTCCCCTGATAGTTTTTCTCCTCTTCCTCAATTACCCAGTTTAATCTCGGGGAATGATACTATGGCACTTGTTCTTGTTTTAACGGGTTACACTGGTGAATTCTCTGTATAATCGTTTTGGATTTctgagaaggttcttgacccaaaacgtaacctttctccagacatgttgccagacctgctaagttactccagcattttgtgtctattttaggtcaAATGTTGCATTAATTTCTATTTTTACATTTCTAAAATTATTCTACACTTTGCAATTAAACTCCTGAATGACTTTAAAAGATTTTGTGCGTGGCTTTCTTTTAATGGGCTTTAGTTAAATGTTTGGACCAACACATTTTCAAAACAGATTGCATAATAATTTCAGTTACATTACTGCATTCAACAAACATTTAGAAAATATAGATATTCTGAAGCTCAATGATGTCGCTTTCCCAGAAGAAAGAATACCTTCATTATTGTGTCTACACCATTTGGCAGAGTATTCACTATTTTACAGATGTGTTTCCCATTCTATTGGTCACAGGAGTTGCAAACTATACATCAAAATTACCGGGCAACACAGTGAAAGTTAGTAGAGCAGTTGCCTCActctcactgtacatcttgtatgtgtctgtgacaaataaagttgacttgattcCATGACGCAAGATCAAACTTAATCTCTGCTACTCACTGTGTGGGACGTGCCCACgcgagtttcctcccacttccccaaaacatcctgtttttattttagcgatacagcatggaaactggcccttcggcccatcgagtccatgccgaccatcgatcacccgttcacactaactccacactatcccactttctcatagcAGTCCCTACACAATATGGGCAATttccagagggccaattaacatataaactcgcacgtctttgggatagacTCGTAGATCCcaattgcctgcgcttggtccatatcgctccaaacctgtcctatccatgtacctgtccaactgtttcttaaacgatgggatagtcccagccccaactacaggtgcacaaccttttatccgaaagccttgggaccagacacttgtcggatttcggacattttcggatttcagaatggaagatttttagcgtagattaggtaggtagcgcgggcggcttgaaaagtctggagctgctgcctcctcccgggtgaccgggagactcattgcataaatgttagtcagttagtttggagggattttatgtggtggtggtggagtcggggtgaagggggaaactttaattcttagtcccctacctggtcggcgactcccaacctcgcggagctgggggctccgtccggccgcgggcagcgccggttggagctccaaccccggcaactctacccctggctgcgcggctccaaatc contains:
- the lin7c gene encoding protein lin-7 homolog C: MALLMEPIRLDRDVCRAIELLEKLQRTGEVPPQKLQALQRVLQSEFCVAVREVYEHVYETVDINSTPDVRANATAKATVAAFAASEGHSHPRVVELPKTDEGLGFNIMGGKEQNSPIYISRIIPAGIADRQGGLKRGDQLLSVNGVVSISPTTGLQQS